In Massilia forsythiae, one DNA window encodes the following:
- the grpE gene encoding nucleotide exchange factor GrpE, which yields MQDQENQEMANQPQGDDAAQAQTVSAAEPGLEEQLSATEAKLAEMHDAFMRAKADGENIRRRAQEDVSKAHKFAIESFAEAMVPVRDSLEMALKVEAATVDSIKEGVEMTLKQLTTAFEKNRLVEVMPQAGDKLDPNKHQAVAVVPSEQEANTVVTVLQKGYMIADRLLRPAIVTAAAPK from the coding sequence ATGCAAGACCAAGAAAACCAAGAGATGGCCAATCAGCCGCAAGGCGATGATGCCGCCCAGGCGCAAACTGTTTCGGCAGCCGAGCCGGGCCTGGAAGAACAACTGAGCGCGACCGAAGCCAAGCTGGCCGAGATGCATGATGCTTTCATGCGCGCCAAGGCCGATGGCGAAAACATCCGCCGCCGCGCCCAGGAAGACGTCAGCAAGGCCCACAAGTTTGCGATCGAAAGCTTCGCCGAAGCCATGGTGCCGGTGCGCGACAGCCTCGAGATGGCGCTGAAGGTCGAGGCAGCCACCGTCGATTCGATCAAGGAAGGCGTCGAGATGACGCTCAAGCAGTTGACCACCGCATTCGAGAAGAACCGCCTGGTCGAGGTGATGCCGCAGGCCGGCGACAAGCTGGACCCGAACAAGCACCAGGCCGTGGCCGTGGTGCCGTCCGAGCAGGAAGCGAATACCGTGGTGACGGTGCTGCAAAAGGGCTACATGATCGCCGACCGCCTGCTGCGCCCGGCCATCGTGACCGCTGCGGCACCGAAATAA